The proteins below come from a single Parachlamydia acanthamoebae genomic window:
- a CDS encoding DNA/RNA non-specific endonuclease, with protein sequence MKYSEKKTKLTMMRKYGTFFMVASVAFMLGFLTGIQFEDPQSSIANVSLEASMNNPKSFATVFSPRGAITIERPGYTLEYDGRTRNAQWVYECLTSDCLKGKVSRDHFPFQEDPRIPKIFQNTLEDFKGSGFDRGHLAPAADHRVSVEAMRDTFYLSNMSPQVAQFNRGYWVKMEKYVRDLTKSCKSVHVLTGPLFLPQVEENGKKYVKYQVIGPNNVAVPTHFFKVIAKETSAGRMQTEAYVLPNQQIAKEIPLHQFKTTIQEVEKVSGVLFQ encoded by the coding sequence ATGAAATATTCAGAAAAAAAGACAAAATTGACAATGATGCGTAAATACGGAACATTTTTTATGGTCGCAAGTGTGGCCTTTATGTTGGGATTTTTGACAGGAATTCAATTTGAGGATCCTCAATCTTCTATCGCTAATGTCTCATTAGAAGCTTCAATGAATAATCCTAAATCTTTTGCTACCGTTTTTTCTCCGCGAGGAGCCATCACAATTGAGCGTCCAGGCTATACTTTAGAGTACGATGGAAGAACACGCAATGCGCAGTGGGTATACGAATGTTTGACATCTGACTGTTTAAAAGGAAAGGTTAGTCGCGATCATTTTCCGTTTCAGGAAGATCCACGTATTCCAAAAATTTTTCAAAATACATTAGAAGACTTCAAAGGATCGGGATTTGATCGGGGACATCTCGCTCCCGCAGCAGATCATCGCGTCAGTGTTGAGGCCATGCGGGATACTTTTTATTTGTCGAATATGAGTCCTCAAGTTGCACAATTTAATCGCGGATATTGGGTAAAGATGGAAAAATATGTGAGGGATTTAACAAAAAGTTGCAAATCTGTACACGTCCTTACAGGGCCCTTATTTTTGCCGCAAGTGGAAGAAAATGGGAAAAAATACGTCAAATATCAAGTGATTGGACCCAATAATGTTGCAGTGCCGACTCATTTTTTCAAAGTGATTGCCAAGGAAACAAGTGCGGGAAGAATGCAGACAGAGGCCTATGTACTGCCTAACCAACAAATTGCCAAAGAAATACCCCTTCATCAATTCAAAACAACCATACAGGAAGTCGAGAAAGTTTCCGGGGTATTGTTTCAGTAA
- a CDS encoding 1-deoxy-D-xylulose-5-phosphate reductoisomerase, whose protein sequence is MKKIAILGSTGSIGTTTLQVVRHLKDAFRITALAAHSNIDLLEQQANEFSPELIAVYDKAKASELQKRLPHISVLGGLEGLNAVASHHETQQVVSAISGTLGLTPTISAIQAGKDVALANKEALVSGGALVMALAKEKGCQLLPVDSEHSALFQCLNGENPSTINRLILTASGGPFRDWDLDRLKQIKVEEALKHPNFSMGAKITIDSSTLMNKGLEVIEAYWLFGVQPEKIEVLVHPQQIVHSMVEFKDGAIMAQMGEPSMIVPIQYALTYPNRIDSPLHPIDLKKLRLLEFTAPNYDSFRCLKLAFEALRHGGSLACYMNAANEVLVHRFLKRQIGWMEISQKLEHLMLGHTTQTLRSLDDVLHIDAEARQHASYA, encoded by the coding sequence ATGAAAAAGATAGCAATTCTTGGATCAACAGGCTCAATCGGAACCACAACGTTGCAAGTGGTGAGACATTTAAAAGATGCGTTTCGAATAACGGCTCTCGCCGCTCACTCCAATATCGATCTTCTCGAGCAACAAGCCAATGAATTTTCCCCTGAGTTAATTGCTGTTTATGACAAAGCTAAAGCAAGTGAATTGCAAAAAAGGCTTCCCCATATTTCTGTTTTAGGAGGCTTAGAAGGGTTAAATGCAGTGGCTTCCCACCACGAAACACAGCAAGTCGTTTCTGCAATTTCTGGCACATTAGGGCTCACCCCGACGATTTCTGCAATTCAAGCGGGCAAAGATGTCGCATTGGCAAATAAAGAAGCTCTCGTTTCTGGTGGCGCTCTGGTAATGGCATTAGCTAAAGAAAAAGGATGTCAACTACTGCCTGTTGACAGCGAACATAGCGCTCTTTTTCAATGTCTAAATGGGGAAAATCCGTCAACGATTAATCGATTAATTTTAACGGCTTCAGGCGGACCTTTTCGGGATTGGGATTTAGATCGTTTAAAGCAAATCAAGGTTGAAGAAGCATTAAAACACCCCAACTTTTCGATGGGCGCAAAAATTACAATCGACTCTTCGACTTTAATGAATAAAGGATTGGAAGTCATCGAAGCCTATTGGCTTTTCGGTGTTCAACCAGAAAAAATCGAAGTTTTAGTTCACCCACAGCAAATTGTTCACAGTATGGTTGAATTCAAGGATGGAGCAATCATGGCACAAATGGGAGAACCAAGCATGATCGTACCGATTCAATATGCCTTGACTTATCCGAACAGAATCGACAGTCCTTTGCATCCTATTGATTTAAAAAAACTGCGCCTTTTAGAATTTACTGCTCCCAACTATGACTCCTTTCGTTGCCTTAAATTGGCATTCGAAGCTCTACGTCACGGGGGAAGTTTAGCTTGCTACATGAATGCAGCGAATGAAGTCTTAGTCCATCGTTTTTTAAAGCGACAAATTGGGTGGATGGAGATTTCTCAAAAACTTGAACATTTAATGCTTGGTCACACGACACAAACACTTCGCTCTCTGGATGATGTTTTACATATTGACGCTGAAGCTAGACAGCATGCGAGTTATGCTTAA
- a CDS encoding site-2 protease family protein: MIFSLMYTLLALLGLSFLIFIHELGHYFMARRVGMRVEVFSIGFGKPIFSWEKEGVRWQIGWLLLGGYVKIAGTESEDGQDPHDIPDGFFGKSPWDRIKVAFMGPFANLALAFLIFSTIWFSGGRDKNFGDFTGKIGWLDPHSTLYEQGIRPGDEITAYNHYPFEGAKDHLQAPMTGSSQIIVSGNKVNYATGEKTPFESIVKVYPHPQSLQKDIVTAGILNSANYIVYDKLPDGNENPLPEGSPIQNSGIQYGDRILWANGELVFSLQELYYILNSQRPLLSVERAGKVIQLRVPRVLVHELRPDADFREELNDWKFAAGLQSSKMEDLYTIPYNLTYNGIVENSVRFIDRDAQQEAFPAHSFSERDLPLQKGDKIIAVNGTPITHAYQLLKLLQTDQVNLIVQRLPHPTETTSWANADKEFDQQIPWKDLQVIVSHIGTQNPLKQSGSLVLLNPITPKTRLEFATTPEKQAKVASEILAKKKELEMIEDPEKRAHALGLFEKQEKQLLIGLPGVQDRKVIYNPTPTELFYNVFDEIWRTLTALFTGSLNPKWISGPIGIVQVVHYNWMIGIKEALFWLGAISLNLGILNLLPIPILDGGTIALSFFEMVSGRRLSPKTIEKLVVPFAILLIGFFLFLTYNDLSRLLGGIFVF, from the coding sequence ATGATTTTTAGCTTGATGTATACATTGTTAGCACTCCTTGGTTTAAGCTTTTTAATTTTCATCCATGAACTTGGCCATTATTTTATGGCACGTCGTGTAGGTATGCGCGTGGAAGTTTTTTCCATTGGATTTGGCAAACCGATTTTCTCATGGGAAAAAGAGGGTGTCAGATGGCAGATTGGCTGGTTATTGCTAGGCGGTTATGTCAAAATTGCAGGGACAGAAAGCGAAGATGGACAAGATCCTCATGACATTCCAGATGGCTTTTTTGGTAAAAGTCCATGGGATCGAATCAAAGTTGCCTTCATGGGACCGTTCGCGAATTTGGCTCTAGCTTTTCTGATATTTTCTACGATTTGGTTCTCGGGCGGTAGAGATAAAAATTTTGGAGATTTCACAGGTAAAATCGGCTGGCTAGATCCTCACTCCACTCTTTATGAACAAGGGATACGTCCAGGTGACGAAATCACAGCTTATAATCACTACCCTTTTGAAGGTGCCAAAGATCACTTACAAGCACCTATGACAGGGTCTTCACAAATTATTGTTTCTGGAAATAAAGTTAACTATGCGACAGGAGAAAAAACCCCTTTTGAAAGCATCGTTAAAGTTTATCCCCATCCACAATCGCTGCAAAAAGATATCGTTACTGCAGGAATTTTAAATTCAGCCAACTATATCGTTTACGATAAACTTCCTGATGGAAACGAAAATCCTTTACCTGAAGGCTCCCCCATCCAAAATAGTGGCATCCAATACGGAGATCGTATTCTTTGGGCAAATGGTGAACTCGTTTTCTCCTTGCAAGAACTTTACTATATTTTGAATAGTCAACGTCCCCTTCTTTCTGTTGAAAGAGCCGGGAAAGTGATCCAGCTGCGCGTACCTCGTGTGCTCGTACATGAGTTACGTCCCGATGCCGATTTCCGAGAAGAGCTGAATGATTGGAAATTCGCAGCTGGCTTGCAATCCTCTAAAATGGAAGACTTATATACAATTCCTTATAATTTAACTTATAATGGAATCGTTGAAAACTCTGTACGCTTCATTGACAGAGATGCTCAACAAGAAGCATTTCCTGCCCATTCCTTCTCAGAAAGGGATCTCCCTTTGCAAAAAGGCGATAAAATTATTGCTGTAAATGGAACTCCTATTACACATGCTTATCAACTCTTGAAGTTATTACAAACGGATCAGGTGAATTTGATCGTCCAACGACTTCCACATCCGACTGAAACAACAAGCTGGGCAAATGCCGATAAAGAATTTGACCAACAAATTCCTTGGAAAGATCTGCAAGTAATTGTCAGCCATATTGGGACACAGAACCCACTTAAGCAAAGCGGATCTTTGGTACTCCTCAACCCCATTACTCCTAAAACACGCTTGGAATTTGCAACTACGCCTGAAAAACAAGCTAAAGTTGCTAGTGAGATCTTAGCGAAGAAAAAAGAGTTAGAGATGATCGAAGATCCAGAAAAGCGTGCGCACGCTTTAGGATTATTCGAAAAACAGGAAAAACAACTCTTAATTGGATTGCCTGGTGTTCAAGACCGCAAAGTTATTTATAACCCGACTCCAACTGAGCTGTTTTATAACGTCTTTGATGAGATTTGGAGAACATTAACTGCCTTATTTACGGGATCGCTCAACCCTAAATGGATCAGTGGACCAATTGGCATTGTTCAAGTTGTGCACTATAACTGGATGATTGGCATTAAAGAAGCGTTATTCTGGTTGGGAGCGATTAGCTTAAATCTCGGTATCCTGAACCTTTTACCTATTCCAATCTTAGATGGAGGAACCATTGCTCTTTCTTTTTTTGAAATGGTATCTGGTCGCCGCTTAAGCCCCAAAACAATTGAAAAACTGGTTGTGCCTTTTGCAATTTTATTGATTGGATTCTTCTTATTTCTAACTTACAATGACTTAAGTAGACTTCTAGGCGGAATTTTCGTTTTCTAG
- a CDS encoding glycosyltransferase, producing MDPIRVFIGTEDAQFLPTEVLKRSILHHTTAPVEFHLLIDIPLKLNRKMYTGFSFYRFAIPEACGYQGRAIYLDADMVMVGDISELYNLPMQGKGALARPCPPNAWYTSAMLLDCEQLKHWNLSKWETLINAGIASYKEALWGEPGSLTHKDFGLLPEYWNHLDTFDNTTKNIHYTNVPRQPWKTPGHPFAKIFLKQLKEAIETGEISKEIIQKEIDAGHIYPNILQDTMSVNS from the coding sequence GTGGATCCTATTCGAGTTTTTATAGGGACAGAAGATGCCCAATTTTTACCTACAGAAGTATTAAAACGCAGTATTCTTCACCACACGACCGCTCCGGTTGAATTTCATCTATTAATTGACATCCCCCTAAAACTTAATCGCAAAATGTACACGGGCTTCTCATTTTACCGCTTTGCCATTCCCGAAGCATGCGGATATCAGGGCAGAGCGATTTATCTCGATGCCGATATGGTGATGGTTGGGGATATTTCAGAATTATACAACCTGCCCATGCAAGGAAAAGGCGCCCTGGCACGTCCTTGTCCGCCCAATGCATGGTATACAAGCGCAATGCTTTTAGATTGTGAGCAACTGAAACATTGGAATCTTTCTAAATGGGAAACTTTAATTAATGCTGGAATCGCGTCTTACAAAGAGGCGCTATGGGGAGAACCCGGAAGTTTAACACACAAAGATTTTGGCCTCTTGCCAGAGTATTGGAACCATTTAGATACCTTCGACAACACAACAAAAAATATTCACTATACAAATGTCCCCAGACAACCCTGGAAAACTCCCGGTCACCCTTTTGCAAAGATATTCTTAAAGCAACTGAAAGAAGCCATAGAGACTGGAGAAATTTCCAAAGAAATCATTCAAAAAGAAATTGATGCAGGTCATATCTATCCAAATATCCTTCAAGATACAATGTCCGTAAATTCTTAA
- a CDS encoding alpha-keto acid decarboxylase family protein, translating into MKKTVGIYLLEQLYQKGVQHIFGIPGDYILRFDKVIEKYPTIQFINATRENTAGYMADAYARIKGLGVACITYGVGINIVNALSQAYVENSPLVVISGAAGLAELEKEIRLHHLFNKSLHKHLETTQLDIFRNITIAQTVLNEPCLFASEIDRVLTACLVHKKPVYIEIPRDQVDAEMEGGRLAFMLDSASDPFALQEAIEDVTQILQKSERPVIWVGHEVLRYGLADAVLEFAQKFSIPIVSTLLGKAAIDEWDSHFLGVYLGGMSHSEVQNYVNSADCLLRLGVLLNDLDTGIFTAKFHQKNQIIVINHEVQVNHHYYSEVLLKDFVGLLKKIELQKTFDQNYPSNAKRAPKAFVANHQRLTVDRLFDCLQTHLTSEHLVISDIGDSLFGSAELILHQNAYMACAHFASLSFAVPAAIGAQLANPRQRPIVLVGDGAFQMSAMELSTAVRYGLDPIVIVLNNHGYGTERPIIEGSYNDVHDWNYVAIPQVLEGGKGVRVTTEEELNQALQTAVFARGTFYLIEVDLDKNDHSQVLKRFGELMNQHA; encoded by the coding sequence ATGAAAAAAACTGTTGGGATCTATTTGTTAGAGCAATTATACCAAAAAGGTGTTCAACACATTTTTGGAATCCCAGGAGACTATATTCTCCGTTTTGACAAAGTCATCGAAAAATATCCCACCATTCAATTTATTAATGCCACGCGTGAAAATACGGCAGGTTATATGGCAGATGCCTACGCACGAATCAAAGGTTTAGGTGTGGCATGTATTACTTATGGAGTGGGCATTAATATTGTGAATGCTCTTTCTCAGGCTTATGTAGAAAACTCTCCACTGGTGGTGATCTCCGGAGCGGCTGGGTTGGCAGAATTGGAAAAAGAAATTCGCTTACATCACTTATTTAATAAAAGTCTCCATAAACATTTGGAGACAACACAACTAGATATTTTTAGAAATATTACCATTGCTCAAACTGTTTTGAACGAGCCTTGTCTTTTTGCAAGCGAAATAGACCGCGTCTTGACCGCCTGTTTAGTCCATAAAAAGCCTGTATACATCGAGATACCACGAGATCAGGTGGATGCTGAAATGGAAGGTGGGCGCTTGGCTTTTATGTTAGATTCGGCCAGTGATCCCTTTGCATTGCAAGAAGCCATTGAAGATGTGACGCAGATTTTACAAAAAAGTGAACGCCCGGTGATCTGGGTAGGGCACGAAGTTTTGCGTTATGGATTAGCTGATGCCGTTTTGGAATTTGCCCAAAAATTTTCCATCCCGATAGTCTCTACTTTGTTAGGAAAAGCTGCGATAGACGAATGGGATTCCCATTTCCTCGGTGTCTATTTAGGAGGGATGAGCCATTCAGAAGTTCAAAACTACGTCAATTCTGCAGATTGTCTTTTACGCTTAGGCGTTCTTTTAAATGATTTGGACACGGGCATTTTCACAGCTAAATTCCATCAAAAAAATCAGATTATTGTAATTAACCATGAAGTACAGGTAAATCATCACTATTATTCTGAAGTACTTCTCAAAGACTTTGTTGGCCTTTTGAAAAAGATCGAGCTGCAAAAAACATTCGATCAAAACTATCCTTCTAATGCCAAGCGGGCTCCTAAGGCATTTGTGGCAAATCATCAAAGATTGACAGTCGATCGCCTTTTTGATTGCCTTCAAACCCATTTAACCTCTGAGCATTTGGTCATTTCCGATATCGGAGATAGCTTATTTGGAAGTGCGGAGCTTATTTTGCATCAAAATGCTTATATGGCCTGCGCTCATTTTGCCTCTTTAAGTTTTGCTGTTCCTGCGGCAATAGGAGCTCAATTAGCTAATCCAAGGCAAAGACCGATTGTTTTAGTTGGAGATGGTGCTTTTCAAATGTCAGCCATGGAGTTATCTACTGCCGTTCGATATGGATTGGATCCGATTGTGATTGTATTAAATAATCATGGTTATGGGACCGAAAGGCCCATTATTGAGGGCTCTTATAATGATGTCCACGACTGGAATTATGTGGCGATTCCACAGGTTTTAGAAGGAGGAAAAGGAGTACGTGTTACAACTGAAGAGGAATTAAACCAAGCACTCCAAACCGCTGTATTTGCAAGAGGAACATTTTATCTGATCGAAGTGGATTTGGATAAAAACGACCATTCACAAGTCTTAAAACGGTTCGGAGAGCTAATGAACCAACATGCTTAA
- a CDS encoding MBL fold metallo-hydrolase, producing the protein MLFIFCSLCILAIFCFYFKRSYYQGPKSDHFTGKIFYNPWQVRPNSFFSFLKWKWDSRPKEWPAYVHVSSFETPRVQVTTADVFITFIGHSTVLIQTEGMNILTDPVWSEKIGPYEWLGIKRVCDPGIPFASLPKIDLVLVSHNHYDHLDLKTLKKLWDRDCPMILTPLGNDAVIHQKHPEIQVKTLDWGECRSFNDQISLYLEPVQHWSARGIFDRDKALWGAFVIQTPNGNIYFPGDSGYCKEIFRKTKEKFGPFRLAFLPIGAYEPRWFMCYGHMDPEESVQAFKDLGEPLTIGIHYGTFQLSDEGYLDPVAALQHAKEKFHVPETQFRLLAMGEISKVC; encoded by the coding sequence ATGTTATTCATTTTTTGTAGTTTATGTATATTAGCGATTTTCTGTTTTTACTTCAAAAGAAGCTATTACCAGGGTCCAAAAAGTGATCATTTTACAGGGAAAATCTTCTATAATCCCTGGCAAGTTAGGCCGAATTCGTTTTTTTCTTTCTTGAAGTGGAAGTGGGATTCACGACCGAAAGAGTGGCCAGCCTACGTACATGTTTCTTCTTTTGAAACACCTCGCGTCCAAGTGACGACTGCAGATGTATTTATTACTTTTATTGGGCATTCAACGGTATTGATTCAAACAGAAGGAATGAACATTTTAACTGATCCCGTTTGGTCTGAAAAAATTGGGCCTTATGAGTGGCTAGGAATTAAAAGAGTTTGCGATCCGGGCATCCCATTTGCTTCTTTACCCAAAATTGATCTCGTTTTGGTTAGTCACAATCATTACGATCATTTAGATTTGAAAACATTAAAAAAACTTTGGGACAGAGATTGTCCCATGATTCTAACTCCTTTAGGAAATGATGCAGTTATCCATCAAAAGCATCCTGAAATTCAGGTAAAGACCTTGGATTGGGGGGAGTGTCGATCTTTTAATGATCAGATATCACTCTATCTCGAGCCCGTACAACACTGGTCCGCAAGAGGCATTTTTGATCGTGACAAAGCACTGTGGGGAGCTTTTGTTATTCAAACTCCTAACGGAAATATCTATTTTCCCGGTGATTCTGGCTATTGTAAGGAAATTTTTCGGAAAACCAAAGAAAAATTTGGGCCGTTTCGTCTCGCATTTTTGCCTATAGGGGCTTATGAACCAAGATGGTTCATGTGTTATGGCCACATGGATCCAGAGGAAAGTGTACAAGCTTTTAAGGATTTAGGAGAGCCCTTAACCATCGGAATTCACTACGGGACTTTTCAGCTTTCAGATGAGGGATATTTGGATCCGGTCGCTGCCCTGCAGCATGCCAAAGAAAAATTTCATGTCCCGGAAACACAATTTCGCTTGTTGGCAATGGGTGAAATTTCAAAGGTTTGCTAA
- a CDS encoding KH domain-containing protein: MKEFVAYIVKNLVDHPDKVKINEIGGTQTLIIELSVEKSDIGKIIGKKGKTINAIRTLLMSVASRNGIRVNLEILEENGKPAE, translated from the coding sequence ATGAAAGAATTTGTGGCATACATTGTCAAAAACCTTGTGGATCACCCAGATAAGGTTAAAATTAATGAAATTGGAGGAACTCAAACTCTAATTATCGAACTTTCGGTTGAAAAATCCGATATCGGAAAAATTATCGGGAAAAAAGGAAAAACAATCAATGCGATTCGTACCTTATTAATGTCTGTCGCAAGTCGTAATGGGATTCGCGTTAACTTGGAAATCCTAGAAGAAAACGGCAAGCCGGCAGAATAA
- the dtd gene encoding D-aminoacyl-tRNA deacylase, with product MRLVVQRVRQASVSVSQATIGQIGAGCLVLIGIHRQDRPEQTTRLSRKLADLRIFEDADGKMNHSLLETRKELLLVSQFTLYGNCMNGRRPDFFEAAPASHALPIYEKFSKEIKEILGTIQEGKFGAQMEVSLINDGPVTLILEG from the coding sequence ATGCGGTTAGTCGTTCAGCGAGTTAGGCAGGCATCTGTCAGTGTTAGCCAAGCGACTATTGGACAAATTGGAGCGGGGTGCTTAGTTTTAATTGGAATTCATCGTCAAGATCGCCCAGAGCAAACAACACGCTTGAGTCGGAAGTTGGCTGATTTGCGTATTTTTGAAGATGCAGATGGCAAAATGAACCATTCTCTCTTGGAAACAAGAAAAGAGCTTCTACTTGTCAGTCAGTTTACATTGTATGGAAACTGTATGAATGGAAGACGTCCTGATTTTTTTGAAGCGGCTCCAGCTTCACATGCGTTACCTATTTATGAAAAATTTTCGAAAGAAATTAAAGAAATATTAGGCACAATTCAAGAAGGAAAGTTTGGAGCGCAAATGGAAGTTTCACTAATTAATGATGGTCCTGTAACTTTAATTCTTGAAGGATAG
- a CDS encoding RluA family pseudouridine synthase gives MKFDEIEDGASFIIQEMEAGIRLDKVLADRYKSNGSRTYFQMLIEKGLVLLNGEPVKKRFKPNVGDDVELFFAAAPEIDLIPEQIPLNILYEDEHLLIINKPVGMVVHPAPGNWTGTFVNALLYHCGYSLSDASVDSIRPGIVHRLDKETSGVLVAAKTLSVQQKLMELFAARQVYKEYWAICLGNPGNCELNWPIGRHPVHRKQMTVREDGKEALTFCETLEVGNEICLAKLILSTGRTHQIRVHLKHKGHPILGDSIYGSKQVNMRYRAERQMLHARKLAFIHPITQQKIEVEAPLPADMEECLRKKAMLERTEKCG, from the coding sequence ATGAAGTTTGATGAAATTGAAGACGGCGCAAGTTTTATTATTCAAGAAATGGAAGCAGGCATCCGCTTAGATAAAGTCCTTGCAGACCGCTATAAAAGTAATGGGTCTAGAACCTATTTTCAAATGTTAATAGAAAAGGGGCTTGTCCTCTTAAATGGCGAACCAGTAAAAAAGCGCTTTAAGCCTAATGTGGGCGATGATGTCGAGTTATTTTTTGCAGCAGCGCCTGAAATAGATTTAATTCCAGAGCAGATTCCCTTAAATATTTTATATGAAGATGAGCATCTGCTCATTATCAATAAACCCGTTGGGATGGTTGTGCATCCCGCTCCAGGTAATTGGACAGGGACTTTTGTGAATGCTTTGCTTTACCATTGTGGCTATTCTTTGTCGGATGCTTCAGTAGATTCTATACGTCCTGGAATTGTTCATCGATTAGATAAAGAAACCTCAGGAGTACTTGTCGCAGCAAAAACTCTCTCCGTCCAACAAAAGTTAATGGAATTATTTGCCGCGCGGCAGGTTTATAAAGAATATTGGGCGATTTGTTTAGGAAATCCAGGAAATTGCGAGCTCAATTGGCCAATCGGTCGACACCCCGTTCATCGAAAACAAATGACTGTGCGTGAAGATGGGAAAGAGGCACTAACGTTTTGTGAAACTTTAGAAGTTGGGAATGAAATTTGTCTGGCTAAATTGATTCTTTCTACAGGAAGAACTCACCAAATTCGCGTGCATTTAAAACATAAAGGGCATCCCATTTTGGGGGATTCAATTTATGGTAGTAAGCAAGTGAATATGCGCTATCGGGCCGAACGACAGATGCTTCATGCGCGAAAACTCGCGTTCATTCATCCGATTACTCAGCAGAAAATTGAGGTCGAAGCCCCTCTACCAGCGGATATGGAAGAATGTTTGAGAAAAAAAGCGATGCTGGAAAGGACTGAAAAATGCGGTTAG
- a CDS encoding alpha/beta fold hydrolase has translation MPHIEVAPKIRLFVEDQGSGKPVVFLHGWPFDHQLFTHLIPFLPGCRFIGVDLRGYGKSDKPDALYSYDLFARDLSKILAYLDLKNVSLVGFSMGGAVALHYVHRYATECIKKLVLIAPTAPCYVKKSDYPYGFEISSLDRFDQACQTNHPLLLRHFLNQFFSQKNPQTQQFSKWLHQLGQQASMQAMLMSLNQMRDIDLRPILKYISIPTAIFHAKNDLICPFTFGEQLHHAIKNSQFVHFEKSGHGLFFEEKEKFCDELLKFVHA, from the coding sequence ATGCCACATATTGAAGTTGCCCCTAAAATACGACTCTTTGTGGAAGACCAAGGCTCTGGAAAACCTGTGGTTTTTTTACATGGGTGGCCATTTGACCATCAGCTTTTTACCCATCTCATCCCTTTTCTCCCAGGCTGCCGTTTCATTGGGGTGGATTTACGTGGATATGGGAAATCTGACAAGCCAGATGCTTTATATTCCTACGATCTTTTTGCTCGCGACCTCTCTAAAATTCTTGCCTACTTAGACCTTAAAAACGTCTCTTTAGTCGGTTTTTCCATGGGAGGGGCTGTCGCGCTGCACTATGTCCATCGATATGCGACTGAATGCATAAAGAAATTGGTTTTAATCGCTCCTACAGCTCCTTGCTATGTCAAAAAATCTGACTATCCTTATGGTTTTGAAATCTCTTCTCTCGATCGTTTTGACCAAGCTTGCCAAACCAACCACCCTCTTTTGTTACGTCATTTTTTGAATCAGTTTTTTTCCCAAAAAAATCCTCAAACCCAGCAATTCAGTAAGTGGCTTCATCAATTAGGACAACAAGCATCCATGCAAGCGATGTTAATGAGTCTTAACCAAATGCGAGATATTGATCTACGCCCTATTTTAAAATATATTTCCATTCCGACAGCTATTTTCCATGCAAAAAATGATTTAATTTGTCCTTTTACTTTTGGGGAACAACTGCACCATGCAATTAAAAATTCACAATTCGTGCATTTTGAAAAAAGTGGACATGGATTATTTTTTGAAGAAAAAGAAAAATTTTGTGACGAACTGCTTAAATTTGTACACGCATGA
- the recO gene encoding DNA repair protein RecO, whose product MNEFKVEGLILKMLPYGEGNHILNVFSKENGLISLFVKKQKKISHFLISPLTHAEFVLRPGKGELYPCEEISPLSSFLKIREKIESFEAAFHILNALTLSQYPHKSGPYLYDLLIRYLHEIPSSPNAQNLATSFLLKTLRHEGIFGLSEVCTTCQTLLGNTCYAYGGESYCFDHSPSHAFALSPEELHSLLFLAFCRILPDISHHIAPLLLHKKVHDLFHLSFHA is encoded by the coding sequence ATGAATGAGTTCAAGGTTGAAGGCTTAATTTTAAAAATGCTTCCTTATGGGGAAGGGAATCATATTCTAAATGTTTTCTCAAAAGAAAATGGATTGATTTCTTTGTTTGTCAAAAAACAAAAAAAAATCTCTCATTTTTTAATCTCTCCCTTGACTCATGCCGAGTTTGTCCTAAGACCAGGAAAAGGAGAGCTTTATCCTTGCGAAGAAATTTCTCCTCTTTCTTCTTTCCTCAAAATTCGTGAAAAAATTGAATCTTTTGAAGCTGCTTTTCATATTTTAAATGCTTTAACCCTTTCTCAGTATCCACATAAATCCGGTCCTTACCTCTATGATCTTCTTATCCGCTATCTGCACGAAATTCCCTCCAGTCCAAATGCTCAAAACTTAGCCACAAGTTTTCTTCTCAAAACATTGCGCCATGAAGGAATTTTTGGTCTCTCTGAGGTATGTACAACTTGTCAAACGCTTTTGGGAAATACCTGCTATGCCTACGGAGGAGAAAGCTATTGTTTTGATCACAGTCCTTCCCATGCTTTTGCTTTAAGTCCAGAAGAGCTCCATTCACTCCTTTTTCTCGCTTTTTGCCGGATTTTACCAGACATCAGCCATCACATTGCCCCCCTCCTCCTTCACAAAAAAGTACACGATTTATTTCATCTATCGTTTCACGCGTGA